The Halobaculum magnesiiphilum genome contains the following window.
CCCGCGGAGCACGCTCTCCTCGGCGATGACGGCGTTCATCGGTCCCGGCGGCGCGGCCAACGCGAGGCCGAACACGACGCCGGCGGCCAGCGAGGCGACGACTGTCACGTCCGGTATCGAGGCGCGCTGCCGTGAACAATGCGCCGGTTCGTGCTCGCCCCGTCTCGACACGCTCCGACCGCGCTACACGAGCGCCAGGACGGCCGACGAGACGGCACCGACGACCGTCTCCCAGACGGAGAACCCGGTCGCCAGCGCCAACACCGTGTCGAGCCCGAAGAACGCGAATAGCGCGGCGCCCGCGAGGTGCGCCTTCCGCACGTCGAAGCGGTGGCTGAACCGGTGGAACAGGTACGCGTTCGCGAGGCTCACCGGGATGATGACGGCCATCTCGCCCACCCAGATGGCCGGAGCGGCGCCGTACTGCGCGGCGAGGCTGATCGTCACCAGCTGCGTTTTGTCGCCGAACTCGCCGGCGGCCATCATCGAGAAGATGGAGAGGAAGCTTCCGAGCCGCCCGGATATCTCCCGGCCGAACAGGTTCACCGATCCGTCGACTCCGGGCAACACCTCCCCGCCGTCGGTCTCGACGGCGTGTACGCCGGCGTCGGCACCGGGCGCAGACCGGAACAGCAACAC
Protein-coding sequences here:
- a CDS encoding TMEM165/GDT1 family protein, translating into MSFWEIVVVAAVAQLAVLPGEKVQFIIAGLSTRYRPAIVVGAAGTAFAGWTALEIGFGAALQSMLSGAMLDAFTAAMFLVFAVLLFRSAPGADAGVHAVETDGGEVLPGVDGSVNLFGREISGRLGSFLSIFSMMAAGEFGDKTQLVTISLAAQYGAAPAIWVGEMAVIIPVSLANAYLFHRFSHRFDVRKAHLAGAALFAFFGLDTVLALATGFSVWETVVGAVSSAVLALV